The following proteins are co-located in the Lentibacillus sp. JNUCC-1 genome:
- a CDS encoding NADPH-dependent FMN reductase → MKVVGVAGELTGWKATVGVHYVLEAMKNADPSIQTELIEMKDFDVEFVRGDPLAYYNDDTWEVVTKISEADMLVFGTPIYQASITGALKNLLDYFPVDAFKRKVTGIVTTGAVEKHFLVSEYHLKPILSYLKGLVPTNNVFIHSDCYSDVNEIVDDYVLKRISALAEEMISLQKGING, encoded by the coding sequence ATGAAGGTTGTAGGTGTTGCAGGAGAGTTGACGGGCTGGAAAGCGACCGTTGGGGTGCATTATGTGCTTGAAGCCATGAAGAACGCCGATCCGTCGATTCAGACTGAGTTAATTGAAATGAAAGATTTTGATGTGGAATTCGTACGCGGAGACCCGCTCGCTTACTATAACGATGACACATGGGAGGTCGTTACCAAGATTTCTGAGGCGGATATGCTTGTGTTCGGCACACCGATTTATCAAGCGTCGATTACAGGTGCGCTGAAAAATCTGCTCGACTATTTTCCTGTGGACGCTTTCAAACGCAAAGTGACCGGCATCGTGACCACCGGCGCTGTTGAAAAGCATTTCCTCGTATCCGAGTACCACCTGAAGCCGATCCTTTCCTATTTAAAAGGCCTCGTGCCAACGAACAATGTGTTCATTCACAGTGACTGCTACAGCGATGTGAACGAAATTGTCGATGATTATGTGTTGAAACGCATCAGTGCCCTTGCCGAAGAAATGATTTCCTTGCAAAAAGGTATCAACGGATAA
- a CDS encoding SDR family oxidoreductase encodes MTEQLKAQTAVVTGASSGIGAAIAKALVEAGANVVMAARNQDKLAGIAEAIGQPAQTLCVTADMTKQSDVANLAKQAKEAFGHVDIYVNNAGQLGECTVTSGAVSDWDAMIDVNVKGVLYGVDSVLPAMVEKGSGHIVNIASDLGFYVPKHRTVYSATKFAVRAISMGLEKELAHTGVRVSNISPGMVDTPLTTDSPFDDDRKKLDPTDIARAVVYAVTQPDYVNVNEITVTPK; translated from the coding sequence ATGACAGAACAATTGAAAGCACAAACAGCGGTCGTTACCGGTGCAAGCAGCGGAATCGGTGCGGCCATTGCAAAAGCGCTCGTCGAAGCCGGGGCAAATGTGGTGATGGCCGCGCGCAATCAGGACAAGTTGGCAGGCATAGCAGAAGCAATCGGACAGCCGGCGCAGACGCTTTGTGTCACAGCAGATATGACCAAGCAGTCCGATGTAGCAAATTTGGCCAAACAAGCGAAGGAAGCATTCGGGCACGTGGACATTTACGTCAACAACGCAGGCCAGCTGGGCGAATGCACCGTCACGTCCGGCGCGGTTTCCGACTGGGATGCGATGATCGATGTGAATGTGAAAGGCGTTTTATACGGTGTCGATTCCGTTTTGCCTGCCATGGTAGAAAAGGGCAGCGGGCATATCGTCAACATCGCATCAGATTTGGGTTTTTATGTCCCGAAACACAGAACCGTTTACAGCGCAACGAAATTCGCTGTCCGGGCTATTTCAATGGGGCTGGAAAAAGAACTCGCCCACACCGGCGTCCGCGTCTCGAATATTTCACCAGGCATGGTCGATACGCCCCTTACCACCGACAGCCCGTTTGACGACGACCGGAAAAAGCTCGATCCAACTGACATTGCCCGCGCAGTTGTCTACGCCGTAACCCAGCCGGATTACGTGAACGTCAATGAAATTACTGTAACGCCGAAGTAG
- a CDS encoding IS110 family transposase, with the protein MDILIERACGLDVHKDNITACIITPKGKEIETFSTKTVYLIGLVDWIKEHKCTHVAMESTSVYWKPIVNLLEAEDIEFLVVNAQHIKAVPGRKTDVKDAEWIAKLLRHGLLKASFIPDRKQRELRELVRYRRSIIEERARQLNRIQKVLEGANIKLGSVVSNITGVSSLDMLRSIANGVEDLDVLANYGRGVMKQKKEQLKLALQGYIQDHQRFMIKTIIDHYDYLTNTIDMLDEEIAQRMSEYQEDIERLDSIPGIATRMAEQILAELGTNIKKQFPTAPQMCSWAGLVPGNNESAGKRKSSRTRNGNKYLKSALIEAAHSLRGSKTYLGALYRRTAARKGRKRAAIVVAHAILRIAYYLLTRKEMYVDLGEDHFDKQRKQSIVNHSLRRLESLGYTVDIKEQEVS; encoded by the coding sequence ATGGATATACTCATTGAAAGAGCATGCGGTTTGGATGTCCACAAAGACAACATTACTGCATGCATTATCACACCAAAAGGAAAGGAGATTGAAACATTTTCAACCAAAACTGTTTATCTGATCGGATTAGTGGATTGGATCAAGGAACACAAATGCACACATGTTGCGATGGAAAGCACGAGTGTCTACTGGAAACCAATTGTTAATTTGTTAGAAGCAGAAGATATTGAATTCCTAGTAGTGAATGCGCAACATATTAAAGCTGTTCCAGGAAGAAAAACAGATGTCAAAGATGCTGAATGGATTGCTAAGCTTCTTCGTCATGGTTTACTAAAGGCTAGCTTCATTCCAGATCGGAAACAAAGGGAACTACGTGAACTTGTTCGGTATCGTAGAAGCATCATCGAAGAACGTGCGAGACAACTCAATCGAATTCAGAAAGTCCTAGAAGGCGCTAACATCAAACTAGGTTCTGTTGTTTCTAACATTACAGGCGTCTCTTCTCTTGATATGCTTCGGTCTATAGCTAATGGCGTTGAAGACCTTGATGTTTTAGCCAATTATGGAAGAGGCGTAATGAAACAGAAAAAAGAACAACTAAAACTTGCTCTACAAGGTTATATACAAGATCATCAGCGGTTCATGATAAAGACTATTATAGACCACTATGATTACCTTACTAACACAATAGATATGCTTGATGAAGAGATAGCTCAAAGAATGAGTGAATATCAGGAAGATATTGAGCGACTGGATTCAATCCCAGGAATCGCAACAAGAATGGCTGAACAAATACTTGCAGAGCTTGGAACAAATATTAAAAAACAATTTCCTACTGCACCGCAAATGTGTTCATGGGCGGGGTTAGTTCCCGGTAATAATGAAAGTGCTGGGAAACGTAAATCATCTAGAACTAGGAATGGAAATAAATATTTGAAATCTGCATTAATTGAAGCAGCTCATTCACTTCGGGGTTCCAAGACCTATCTCGGAGCACTCTATCGTCGTACGGCTGCCCGTAAGGGTAGAAAACGAGCAGCAATTGTAGTTGCTCATGCCATTTTACGAATAGCCTACTATCTACTAACTCGTAAAGAGATGTATGTAGATTTAGGCGAAGATCACTTCGACAAGCAAAGAAAACAATCTATTGTTAACCATTCACTGCGCCGCCTAGAAAGTTTAGGATATACAGTTGATATTAAGGAACAAGAAGTATCTTAA
- a CDS encoding polyphosphate polymerase domain-containing protein encodes MAIEIFKRKEQKYLITREQYKALVKQIQPNMRPDKFGVDGRYTVSSLYFESRDYKIYFETKNKLRYRQKLRLRIYNDADLNSTAFFEVKQKHKKVVNKRRMLLPLSEAYRYLSAEQNDHLEEFETTNLQVLREIDYFRHLYELEPGMVVSYDRHALHGLYDENLRMTFDMNLRCRDEDLQLEHGPYGANFIDPNLIVLEVKVDDSVPLWLVRILQALNCEQKSASKFCTSMELLKSDRLPNGVQKELIAVGGH; translated from the coding sequence ATGGCTATTGAAATATTTAAGAGAAAAGAACAGAAGTATCTGATCACCCGTGAGCAATACAAGGCATTGGTGAAACAAATCCAGCCGAATATGCGACCAGATAAATTCGGTGTGGACGGCCGATATACGGTAAGCAGTCTGTATTTTGAAAGTCGGGATTACAAGATCTATTTTGAAACAAAAAACAAGCTGCGATACAGGCAAAAGCTGCGTTTGCGGATTTATAACGATGCAGACTTGAACAGCACCGCTTTTTTCGAAGTGAAGCAAAAACATAAAAAGGTCGTGAACAAACGCCGCATGCTTCTTCCGCTTTCAGAAGCATACCGGTATTTGTCGGCCGAACAAAATGACCATCTGGAGGAATTCGAGACGACCAATTTACAGGTGCTAAGGGAGATTGATTATTTCCGTCATCTGTATGAGCTTGAGCCCGGTATGGTCGTCAGCTATGACCGTCACGCCTTGCACGGTTTGTATGACGAGAATCTCCGGATGACATTTGACATGAATCTGCGCTGCCGGGACGAAGACTTGCAGCTGGAGCATGGACCATACGGGGCGAACTTCATTGATCCGAATCTAATTGTGCTTGAGGTCAAGGTGGACGACAGTGTGCCGCTGTGGCTTGTGCGGATTTTGCAGGCGCTTAATTGTGAGCAGAAGAGTGCATCGAAGTTTTGTACCAGTATGGAATTATTGAAAAGTGATCGCTTGCCAAATGGCGTGCAAAAAGAACTCATTGCAGTAGGAGGACATTAG
- a CDS encoding DUF4956 domain-containing protein — MEIFDQLANGFNGTDSSITMSLVAMAITAVLSLVITKVYQITFTGERYSQAFVHTIIIMSVVVSVVMNVVSGNAGVAFGLFAVFSLIRFRSAVTDAKDIAYIFFGLCVGMTSGLFQFDLAVVLTVFASILFYLLYKFQYGKGKDTQILKVTVPENLNHENLLDDIFAEFTISHELRQVETTNLGTMILYTYAIRCKNESNDREMLDRIREKNANLKVALTYL; from the coding sequence ATGGAAATTTTTGATCAGTTGGCGAACGGCTTCAATGGAACGGATTCATCGATTACGATGAGCCTCGTTGCCATGGCCATTACAGCCGTACTAAGTTTAGTCATTACGAAGGTTTACCAGATTACATTTACAGGAGAACGCTACTCTCAGGCCTTTGTCCATACGATTATCATTATGAGCGTCGTCGTCTCTGTAGTCATGAACGTCGTTAGCGGCAATGCAGGTGTTGCATTCGGGCTCTTCGCCGTATTTTCACTCATTCGTTTCCGGAGTGCGGTCACCGACGCGAAAGACATTGCCTATATTTTCTTCGGTTTATGTGTCGGTATGACGAGCGGCCTGTTCCAATTTGACCTTGCCGTCGTGCTCACCGTTTTCGCCAGCATTTTATTTTATCTCTTGTATAAATTTCAGTACGGCAAAGGTAAGGACACTCAGATCTTGAAAGTCACTGTCCCTGAAAATTTGAACCACGAAAATTTGCTTGACGATATTTTTGCCGAGTTCACTATAAGTCATGAGCTTCGCCAAGTAGAGACAACAAACCTCGGCACTATGATTTTATATACCTATGCGATTCGCTGTAAAAATGAATCCAACGACAGGGAAATGCTCGACCGAATTCGGGAGAAAAATGCTAATTTAAAGGTTGCTTTAACGTATTTGTGA
- a CDS encoding FAD-dependent monooxygenase codes for MEIAIVGGGIGGLAVAAGLHKIGIKTHVYEQAHAFKPLGAGIGIGSNVMVALEALGVSEEIKSRGMTLKEQRFLNGDFKVMNRIDFSLLKKRFGEENITIQRADLHHALFEAVDPAYVHFGKKVANFQQTQDNVTLAFIDGTEAVADYVIAADGIHSVFREALVNSSLPRYTGYTCWRGVSSSQQDVPAHISSEAWSRRGRFGWAPLYNGDVYWFACVNAEADDTYYQGLDQSGTAQLFAHFPPIVKRLITDTDDTYFLHHDIYDIEPLSTFVYDRICLLGDAAHATSPNMGQGAGQSIEDAYVLMDALQHEQSVREAFDRYDAQRVWKTGKVVKLSRQIGSAAQWDNPFLVAFRNGVFPLIPKSLLFWRLTFLFK; via the coding sequence ATGGAGATCGCGATTGTTGGTGGTGGGATTGGTGGTCTGGCTGTGGCTGCTGGTCTGCATAAGATTGGGATCAAAACGCATGTTTACGAACAAGCTCACGCGTTCAAGCCGCTGGGTGCGGGGATCGGTATTGGCAGCAATGTGATGGTGGCCCTGGAGGCACTCGGCGTGAGTGAGGAGATTAAGTCACGCGGTATGACCCTTAAGGAGCAGCGTTTTTTGAACGGGGATTTTAAAGTGATGAACCGGATTGATTTTTCGTTGTTAAAAAAACGATTTGGAGAAGAAAATATCACGATTCAGCGGGCTGATTTGCACCATGCCTTATTTGAAGCGGTGGACCCGGCCTATGTTCATTTTGGAAAAAAGGTGGCTAACTTCCAGCAGACACAAGATAATGTCACACTTGCTTTTATCGATGGAACGGAAGCTGTGGCTGATTATGTGATTGCAGCGGATGGGATTCATTCTGTGTTCAGAGAGGCGCTGGTAAATTCAAGTCTGCCGAGGTATACAGGATACACGTGCTGGCGCGGAGTTTCCAGCAGCCAGCAGGACGTGCCGGCGCATATTTCTTCTGAAGCCTGGTCTAGGCGCGGGCGGTTCGGATGGGCACCGCTTTATAACGGAGATGTGTACTGGTTTGCCTGTGTGAACGCTGAGGCCGATGATACGTATTATCAGGGGCTGGACCAATCGGGAACGGCTCAACTATTTGCTCACTTCCCGCCAATCGTCAAGCGGCTGATCACGGACACGGATGATACGTATTTTTTACATCATGACATTTATGATATCGAGCCGTTGTCGACGTTTGTTTATGACCGAATTTGCCTGCTGGGTGATGCGGCCCATGCAACTTCGCCCAATATGGGGCAAGGTGCCGGGCAATCGATTGAAGATGCGTATGTGCTAATGGATGCGCTGCAACATGAGCAAAGTGTTCGAGAAGCGTTTGATCGATATGACGCCCAGCGCGTGTGGAAAACCGGAAAAGTCGTCAAACTCTCCCGTCAGATCGGAAGTGCTGCCCAATGGGACAATCCCTTTTTAGTAGCATTTCGAAATGGCGTGTTTCCGCTTATCCCGAAGTCATTGTTGTTCTGGCGCCTGACTTTTTTGTTCAAATGA
- the ppc gene encoding phosphoenolpyruvate carboxylase — MTVTTDHNALLRQDVNVLGNILGEILVLHGGRELFDQVERIREMTKRIRQDFDQTTYDTLKKEISSLKPPMRQQVIRAFSIYFHLINIAEQNHRIRRRRQYLLEEETSQSFSIEKAVEKVKAYGLNTDRIQHVLDDLSIELIMTAHPTEATKRTVLETQKRISHNLRKLDNPLATEREKATVEESLFNEITALWHTDELRHRKPEVLDEVKNGLYYFDQTLFETLPAVFHELEMQLQEQVSEKDWEVPNFIHFGSWIGGDRDGNPNVTPEITWTTLEMQRELILKKYEASLVDLMRRFSQSSERISISQAFIDRTEAEEARYLETGEKWYVASEVYRRKFAVILKRLRETGKSENGYDHSNELVADLIEIKKNAEAHLPVTKKLKTIRKVIRQVQLFGFHLATLDVRNHSGEHEAAVHEILQAVHVSDDYASLSEADKQAVLCQALNDPRPLLLFDDSYSDATLKMLGVFRMIKNAHDEFGKRAIQVYLISMTEAPSDLLEVLVLAKETGLYRLYPDGSVESDLDVAPLLETIDDLIAGPEIMQKLFETEVYQKQLSARKNNQEIMLGYSDGSKDGGTLSANWKLFKAQEEIHNMAREYDIRLKFFHGRGGSLGRGGGSLNTSILSQPVETLGDGVKITEQGEVLSSRYLLEDIAYRNLEQAASALFEACARASSAPEEMELRKKEWEEAMETISEKSLTKYQSLVFGDPDFLTYFHQATPLTELGALNIGSRPMSRKNSQKFEDLRAIPWVFAWTQSRHMLPAWYAAGTGLQAFIDADSGNLAVLQTMYREWSFFHSTINNLQMALMKADMKTAKEYLDLVEDPKLAERIFADIADEYERTRKALLAISGNDDLLSHTPNIQESVYLRNPYVDPINFLQVDLIRQLRETDNPSEDLVTEVLLTINGVAAGLVNTG, encoded by the coding sequence ATGACCGTAACAACTGACCATAATGCTTTATTAAGACAAGATGTGAACGTGCTCGGAAATATACTGGGAGAGATCCTGGTGCTTCATGGAGGACGTGAGCTGTTTGACCAAGTGGAGCGGATTCGTGAAATGACGAAGCGCATCCGACAAGACTTTGATCAGACAACCTATGATACTTTGAAAAAAGAAATCAGCAGTTTGAAACCGCCGATGCGCCAGCAAGTGATCCGTGCGTTTTCAATCTATTTTCATCTGATTAACATTGCCGAACAGAACCACCGTATCAGACGGCGGCGCCAGTATTTGCTCGAGGAGGAGACAAGCCAGTCGTTTTCGATTGAAAAGGCTGTTGAAAAAGTAAAAGCGTATGGCCTCAACACAGACAGGATTCAACATGTGCTGGATGACTTGTCCATTGAATTAATCATGACAGCCCATCCGACAGAGGCAACGAAACGCACAGTGCTGGAAACACAAAAGCGGATTTCGCATAATTTGCGAAAGCTGGACAACCCGCTGGCAACCGAACGCGAGAAGGCGACAGTGGAGGAAAGTTTGTTCAACGAGATAACGGCTCTGTGGCACACGGATGAACTCCGGCACCGCAAGCCTGAAGTGCTCGATGAGGTGAAAAACGGACTGTACTACTTTGACCAGACACTGTTTGAGACCCTGCCGGCGGTGTTTCATGAGCTGGAGATGCAGCTGCAGGAGCAGGTGTCTGAAAAAGACTGGGAAGTGCCGAACTTCATTCATTTCGGTTCGTGGATCGGCGGGGACCGAGATGGGAATCCGAATGTGACCCCGGAAATTACGTGGACGACGCTTGAGATGCAGCGTGAATTGATTTTGAAAAAGTATGAGGCGTCACTTGTGGACTTGATGCGGCGTTTCAGTCAATCGAGTGAGCGGATTTCGATCAGTCAGGCGTTTATTGATCGGACTGAGGCGGAAGAGGCTCGATACTTGGAAACGGGAGAAAAATGGTATGTAGCCTCTGAAGTGTATCGGCGCAAGTTTGCGGTGATCTTAAAGCGGCTGCGTGAGACTGGGAAATCGGAAAACGGGTATGATCATTCCAATGAGCTTGTGGCGGATTTGATCGAGATTAAGAAAAACGCCGAGGCCCATTTGCCAGTGACGAAAAAGCTCAAGACAATTCGCAAAGTCATTCGCCAGGTGCAGCTGTTCGGATTCCATTTGGCCACACTCGATGTCCGCAACCACAGTGGCGAACATGAAGCGGCTGTGCACGAGATTTTGCAGGCGGTTCATGTGTCTGATGATTATGCGTCCCTGTCCGAGGCTGACAAGCAAGCGGTGCTTTGTCAGGCGCTGAACGACCCGAGACCGCTCTTGCTGTTTGATGACAGTTATTCAGATGCGACTTTAAAAATGCTGGGCGTCTTCCGGATGATCAAAAACGCCCATGATGAATTTGGCAAACGCGCGATTCAGGTGTATCTGATCAGTATGACAGAAGCGCCAAGTGATCTTCTTGAAGTGCTCGTGCTGGCAAAAGAAACCGGTTTGTACCGGCTGTACCCAGACGGCAGTGTGGAAAGTGACCTCGATGTCGCCCCATTACTTGAGACGATTGACGATCTGATTGCCGGACCGGAGATCATGCAGAAGCTGTTTGAAACAGAGGTCTACCAAAAGCAGCTTAGCGCACGCAAGAATAATCAAGAAATCATGCTCGGCTACTCTGACGGCAGTAAAGACGGCGGCACATTGAGCGCGAACTGGAAACTGTTTAAGGCTCAGGAAGAGATCCATAACATGGCCAGAGAATATGATATTCGGCTGAAATTTTTCCATGGTCGTGGTGGGTCACTCGGCCGTGGCGGTGGTTCGCTGAATACGAGTATCCTGTCACAGCCGGTTGAAACGCTGGGTGATGGCGTGAAAATTACCGAACAGGGTGAAGTGCTGTCATCGAGGTATTTGCTTGAGGACATTGCGTACCGGAATCTGGAGCAGGCCGCTTCAGCGTTGTTCGAAGCATGTGCACGGGCGTCGAGTGCGCCTGAGGAGATGGAGCTGCGCAAGAAAGAATGGGAAGAGGCGATGGAAACCATTTCGGAAAAATCGCTGACCAAATACCAATCCCTCGTGTTTGGCGATCCAGATTTTCTGACATATTTCCATCAGGCAACCCCATTGACCGAGCTAGGCGCCCTGAATATCGGTTCCCGCCCAATGAGCCGCAAGAACAGCCAGAAGTTTGAAGACTTGCGTGCGATCCCGTGGGTATTTGCGTGGACCCAGTCGCGGCATATGCTTCCCGCCTGGTATGCGGCAGGCACCGGTTTGCAGGCGTTCATTGACGCTGACTCGGGCAATTTGGCCGTGTTGCAGACGATGTATCGTGAGTGGTCATTCTTCCATTCAACGATCAACAATTTGCAGATGGCCTTAATGAAAGCCGATATGAAAACAGCGAAGGAATATTTGGATTTGGTCGAGGATCCAAAGCTTGCTGAGCGGATTTTCGCTGACATCGCTGATGAATACGAGCGCACGCGTAAGGCTCTGCTCGCAATCTCAGGAAACGACGACCTGCTCAGCCATACACCAAATATCCAAGAATCGGTTTATTTACGGAATCCGTATGTTGACCCGATCAACTTCTTGCAAGTGGATCTGATCCGGCAATTGCGCGAAACCGACAATCCATCCGAGGACCTCGTCACCGAAGTGCTCCTCACCATCAACGGCGTCGCAGCCGGGCTTGTTAACACAGGCTGA
- a CDS encoding pyridoxamine 5'-phosphate oxidase family protein, which produces MNQTEIKSIAENILNKSFVGPMATVKGNKPHSRYMTFMNDNLTLYTATSRETDKKDEIEANPYTHILLGYDGEGFNDDFVEYTGKVSIHDDESMKEKMWNEHMKHWFDGPEDPDLIVLKITPVAVRVMNKKNLPPKEVEL; this is translated from the coding sequence ATGAATCAAACAGAAATTAAGTCCATTGCCGAAAACATACTCAATAAATCCTTTGTTGGCCCGATGGCAACGGTAAAAGGCAACAAACCGCATTCACGCTACATGACGTTTATGAACGACAATTTGACTTTGTACACTGCGACAAGCAGAGAGACTGATAAAAAAGACGAAATCGAGGCAAACCCCTACACCCACATCCTGCTCGGTTATGATGGCGAGGGCTTCAACGATGATTTCGTGGAATACACCGGAAAAGTTTCCATCCATGACGATGAAAGCATGAAGGAAAAGATGTGGAACGAACATATGAAACACTGGTTCGACGGCCCCGAAGATCCTGATCTGATCGTGTTGAAGATCACGCCAGTCGCGGTCCGGGTTATGAATAAGAAGAACTTGCCGCCGAAAGAGGTTGAGCTATAA